The Orcinus orca chromosome 16, mOrcOrc1.1, whole genome shotgun sequence genome includes a window with the following:
- the TMEM270 gene encoding transmembrane protein 270: MVTWPPPCSICEVTLPLPPGGGVGGTDMESVPPVRSSLWGLSALLAQNRAHLCNFLPLKTTLFNHWLSGLTQEAQGSHPPAKISACPVGRVLQAGLTLIEVPVWLVRRAPRLVWAGVLGCARASGLALKRLGAWEQLGLSAATWTDLLLSYLHGLMLAAGLVLLPTWRLCQKAHCCSLGRLPRKALLENRVVLGTPALLKRLHCGVESMAALTSWHLAYFVTWTTCLASHLLQAAFEHTAQLAQVQEAEPQKALGLSCESPLPEPLAPEAGPVLPEPGAPVA, translated from the exons ATGGTAACTTGGCCCCCACCCTGCAGTATCTGTGAGGTCACCCTGCctctcccacctggagggggGGTAGGAGGGACAGACATGGAGTCCGTCCCTCCGGTCAGATCCAGCCTTTGGGGACTCTCCGCACTG CTGGCCCAGAACCGGGCCCACCTCTGCAATTTCCTGCCCCTCAAGACCACCCTCTTTAACCACTGGCTGTCAGGGCTGACCCAGGAGGCCCAGGGGTCCCACCCACCCGCCAAGATCTCAGCCTGCCCCGTGGGTCGGGTTCTACAGGCTGGGCTGACACTGATAGAAGTCCCTGTGTGGCTGGTGCGTCGGGCGCCCAGGCTGGTGTGGGCAGGCGTGCTGGGCTGTGCCCGGGCCTCGGGCCTGGCCCTGAAGCGGCTGGGTGcctgggagcagctgggcctcTCTGCGGCCACCTGGACAGACCTGCTCTTGTCATATCTGCACGGCCTGATGCTGGCTGCCGGGCTGGTGCTACTGCCGACCTGGAGACTGTGCCAGAAAGCCCACTGCTGCAGCCTGGGCCGGCTGCCCCGGaag GCTCTGCTGGAGAACCGCGTAGTGCTGGGGACACCGGCACTGCTGAAGCGTCTGCACTGCGGTGTGGAGAGCATGGCGGCACTCACCTCCTGGCACCTGGCCTACTTTGTCACCTGGACCACCTGCCTCGCCTCCCACCTGCTGCAGGCTGCCTTTGAGCACACAGCCCAGCTGGCCCAGGTCCAGGAGGCTGAGCCCCAGAAGGCCTTGGGGCTCTCGTGTGAGTCCCCGCTCCCTGAGCCCCTGGCCCCCGAGGCTGGGCCAGTCCTGCCAGAGCCTGGAGCTCCTGTAGCATAA